From a region of the Rhodothermus profundi genome:
- a CDS encoding ABC transporter permease yields the protein MDIRLLLARRYLMARHQVTLIAVITGISVLGVAVGVAALIVVLSVMNGFYRVVRDLLVSVDPHVRIVSVTPGGITVNDSLEQLLRRLPHVTEVTAYVEGKALLLYEGEGEVNKVVVVRGVEPEALRAMGATQVFGSVDLRRREGRPGILVGMPLARRLGLLPASQTEPASPVGLLSAPALEQLLTQPLAPPPLVRFEVRGLYQLTSGYDESHVFVALEEAQRLFRMDHRVDGIALRLDDVSRADAIKAYLQQQLDTTRYRVQTWYDLQRGLYDVMRLEKWGASLILALIVVVAAFSIVGALTMVVIEKRRDIGVLQAMGLSRKQVRQVFLLAGLLIGVAGAGLGLLLGVGLALLQQHFQLVPLPGAEAFLIHAYPVAIEIVDLIGITLAALVLCVLAALYPAARAAAIEPAQAVQLDV from the coding sequence ATGGACATTCGCCTACTACTGGCTCGCCGCTATCTGATGGCGCGGCATCAGGTAACGCTGATTGCCGTCATCACTGGCATTTCGGTGTTAGGCGTGGCGGTGGGCGTAGCAGCCTTGATTGTGGTCCTTTCCGTGATGAATGGGTTCTACCGCGTGGTGCGCGATCTGCTGGTGTCGGTGGATCCCCATGTCCGTATCGTTAGCGTAACCCCCGGCGGAATAACAGTTAATGATTCGCTGGAGCAGCTTTTGCGACGCCTGCCGCATGTGACGGAGGTGACCGCCTATGTGGAGGGGAAGGCGCTCCTGCTGTATGAAGGTGAAGGAGAGGTAAATAAGGTCGTAGTGGTTCGGGGCGTTGAGCCAGAGGCGCTGAGGGCTATGGGAGCGACGCAGGTTTTTGGCAGCGTGGATTTGCGGCGGCGTGAGGGGCGGCCAGGGATTCTCGTAGGTATGCCGCTGGCTCGTCGGCTGGGGTTGTTGCCTGCAAGCCAGACCGAGCCGGCCAGTCCGGTCGGTCTGCTTTCGGCACCTGCCCTTGAGCAATTGCTGACGCAGCCACTGGCACCGCCCCCTCTGGTCCGGTTTGAAGTGCGCGGGCTGTATCAACTGACTTCTGGCTACGATGAAAGCCATGTGTTTGTCGCGCTTGAAGAAGCGCAGCGCCTGTTTCGCATGGATCATCGGGTCGATGGGATTGCGCTGCGGCTGGACGATGTCTCCCGGGCCGACGCTATTAAAGCCTATCTGCAACAACAGCTTGATACTACCCGCTATCGGGTGCAGACCTGGTATGACCTTCAACGAGGACTTTACGACGTCATGCGCCTGGAAAAATGGGGCGCTTCGTTGATTCTGGCGTTGATTGTGGTGGTGGCTGCGTTTAGCATCGTAGGGGCTCTTACTATGGTCGTGATCGAAAAGCGAAGAGATATTGGCGTGTTGCAGGCCATGGGCCTTTCTCGAAAGCAAGTGCGCCAGGTATTTCTACTGGCTGGACTGCTGATCGGTGTAGCTGGCGCTGGCCTGGGACTCCTACTGGGCGTGGGACTGGCGCTATTGCAGCAGCACTTTCAACTGGTTCCGCTGCCCGGAGCCGAAGCCTTTCTGATTCACGCCTATCCAGTCGCCATTGAAATCGTAGATCTGATAGGCATTACGCTGGCGGCTCTTGTGCTCTGCGTACTGGCTGCCCTCTATCCGGCCGCTCGTGCAGCCGCTATTGAACCGGCTCAGGCAGTTCAGTTGGATGTTTGA
- the ychF gene encoding redox-regulated ATPase YchF yields MPLRCGIVGLPNVGKSTLFNALSQAGAESANYPFCTIEPNVGVVPVPDERLARLAELAGSAKVTPATIEFVDIAGLVAGASRGEGLGNQFLAHIREVDAILHVVRCFEDPNIVHVSGSVDPARDIEIIQTELLLKDLETVERRLERTARAAKSGDKKLREELAFYERLRGHLSNGLPARLFALRDSETTWLRSLFLLTVKPVLYVANVAEADLPDGEGNPHVATVREIARREESAVVVICAELEAQLAELDEAERQAFLNELGLKQSGLERLVRAAYELLGLITFFTVGPRETRAWTIRRGTRAQQAAGLIHSDFERGFIRAETISYEDYVRYGSEAAAREAGAMRSEGRDYVVQDGDVILFRFNV; encoded by the coding sequence ATGCCGCTGCGTTGTGGAATTGTCGGGCTCCCAAATGTCGGAAAGTCGACCCTTTTTAATGCGCTCAGTCAGGCCGGGGCAGAATCGGCCAACTATCCGTTCTGTACCATTGAGCCCAATGTAGGCGTGGTGCCCGTTCCGGACGAACGCCTGGCGCGTCTGGCTGAACTGGCAGGCTCCGCCAAGGTAACGCCAGCAACCATTGAGTTCGTAGACATTGCCGGACTGGTAGCCGGGGCCTCCAGAGGAGAGGGACTGGGCAATCAGTTCCTGGCGCATATCCGCGAAGTAGATGCTATCCTGCATGTAGTGCGGTGTTTTGAGGATCCCAACATCGTGCACGTAAGTGGCTCTGTCGATCCGGCCCGCGACATTGAGATCATCCAGACTGAGCTGCTGTTGAAAGATCTGGAGACGGTAGAACGCCGCCTTGAGCGCACCGCCCGGGCTGCTAAAAGCGGCGATAAAAAACTGCGTGAAGAGCTGGCCTTCTACGAACGTCTGCGCGGTCACTTAAGCAACGGACTTCCTGCGCGGCTGTTCGCGCTCCGTGATTCAGAAACCACCTGGCTGCGCTCGCTTTTCTTGCTCACCGTAAAGCCAGTGCTGTACGTGGCCAATGTCGCAGAGGCCGACCTGCCCGACGGCGAAGGCAATCCGCATGTGGCCACGGTTCGGGAAATTGCCAGGCGAGAAGAAAGTGCGGTGGTGGTGATCTGCGCCGAGCTGGAGGCCCAACTGGCGGAACTGGACGAGGCAGAACGGCAAGCTTTCCTGAACGAGCTGGGGCTAAAACAATCGGGACTGGAGCGGCTGGTGCGGGCAGCCTACGAACTGCTGGGGTTGATCACCTTCTTCACGGTCGGTCCCAGAGAGACGCGCGCCTGGACGATTCGACGCGGCACGCGAGCGCAGCAAGCCGCCGGCCTTATCCACAGTGACTTCGAGCGCGGCTTTATCCGGGCCGAAACGATCTCGTACGAGGACTATGTCCGCTATGGCTCGGAAGCAGCCGCGCGAGAAGCCGGGGCCATGCGCTCAGAAGGACGCGATTATGTTGTGCAGGACGGGGATGTGATCCTGTTTCGCTTCAACGTCTGA
- the rpmG gene encoding 50S ribosomal protein L33, protein MAKKGKEARVQVILECTEAPGTSRYVTTKNRRNTPGRLELRKYNPVLRRHTLHREVK, encoded by the coding sequence ATGGCGAAAAAAGGAAAAGAAGCCCGGGTGCAGGTCATACTGGAGTGTACGGAAGCGCCGGGCACATCGCGCTACGTCACCACTAAAAACCGGCGCAATACACCGGGCCGGCTGGAATTGAGAAAGTACAATCCGGTTTTGCGTCGCCACACACTCCATCGGGAGGTAAAGTAA
- a CDS encoding DUF4295 family protein yields the protein MPKISKNQRTDRGKNRQQVKMAKVIVAERKPNGQFRFRERIVPVDEVKQIAQAK from the coding sequence ATGCCAAAGATTAGCAAGAATCAGCGGACAGACCGGGGCAAGAACCGCCAGCAGGTCAAAATGGCCAAAGTTATCGTGGCCGAACGAAAGCCGAACGGCCAGTTTCGGTTTCGCGAGCGCATCGTTCCGGTTGATGAGGTGAAACAGATCGCTCAGGCTAAATAG
- a CDS encoding slipin family protein: MLSSTGIVIGLIVLYFISCIRILYEYQRGVIFRMGRALPEPKGPGIVLVFWPIDRMVRVSLRTFVHDVPEQDVITRDNVSVRVNAVVYFRVVDPMKAVLEVEDYRYATTQLSQTSLRSIVGQVELDELLAEREKINRRLQEVIDQQSDPWGIKVSLVEIKHVDLPEHMKRAMAKQAESERERRAKVIHAQGELQAAEQLAQAAAMLEAHPMAMQMRFLQTLVEVGSENNTTIVFPIPLELVRPLLAPQQGKSQEKTGSA; encoded by the coding sequence ATGCTTTCTTCGACGGGTATTGTCATCGGGTTGATTGTTCTGTACTTCATCAGTTGTATTCGGATTCTCTATGAATACCAGCGGGGTGTCATCTTTCGGATGGGCCGAGCGCTGCCCGAACCCAAGGGTCCGGGCATAGTGCTGGTGTTCTGGCCCATTGACCGCATGGTGCGCGTCAGCCTGCGCACGTTTGTGCACGACGTCCCCGAGCAGGATGTGATTACGCGGGACAATGTATCGGTGCGCGTAAACGCTGTGGTGTATTTCCGCGTGGTCGATCCCATGAAGGCCGTGCTGGAGGTAGAGGATTATCGCTACGCCACCACGCAACTCTCCCAGACCTCTCTGCGAAGCATTGTGGGCCAGGTAGAACTGGATGAACTGCTGGCCGAACGGGAGAAGATCAACCGCCGACTGCAGGAAGTCATTGACCAGCAGTCGGATCCCTGGGGAATTAAAGTTTCCCTAGTGGAAATTAAGCACGTGGACCTGCCCGAGCATATGAAGCGGGCCATGGCCAAGCAGGCAGAAAGCGAGCGGGAGCGCCGGGCCAAAGTGATTCATGCGCAGGGCGAGTTGCAGGCAGCCGAGCAGCTCGCCCAGGCAGCTGCTATGCTGGAAGCCCATCCCATGGCCATGCAGATGCGTTTTTTGCAGACGCTGGTGGAAGTGGGCTCAGAGAACAATACCACCATTGTCTTTCCCATTCCGCTAGAGCTGGTACGGCCCTTGCTGGCGCCCCAGCAGGGCAAATCGCAGGAAAAGACGGGCTCCGCTTAA
- the rpmB gene encoding 50S ribosomal protein L28: protein MARRDQLTGKGPVSGHNVSHANNKTKRRFLPNLQKKRFYIPEEKRWITLRVSAKTIKTINKKGLKAVLDEARRQGIKI, encoded by the coding sequence ATGGCACGTAGAGATCAATTGACGGGGAAAGGGCCGGTATCGGGGCATAACGTCTCGCACGCCAATAATAAGACGAAACGGCGTTTTCTTCCCAATCTGCAGAAGAAGCGGTTTTATATTCCCGAAGAGAAACGCTGGATTACGCTCCGCGTCTCGGCAAAGACCATAAAGACCATTAACAAGAAGGGGTTGAAAGCCGTACTGGATGAGGCGCGTCGCCAGGGGATTAAGATCTAA